Proteins encoded in a region of the Scyliorhinus canicula chromosome 2, sScyCan1.1, whole genome shotgun sequence genome:
- the marchf7 gene encoding E3 ubiquitin-protein ligase MARCH7 isoform X4, with amino-acid sequence MEKIDIADTTWRFPRPSVQFSSTSRSERIESNAEEDLEDRVLSSYEQGARPRDTLLGSLRRTTSNLSRALSLPSESRPVFTRDSSRNSSGSSISSSNTNVEMIPQRSMECGFLHSRPGSGALDSVTSERRNISVLQPRPLNDFAAESSSRCRPRQLLSRLASSMSSTFSGSRRSNQGHSSVRSLETTHSFGHSGNTSLDGRPENFVQANSTARPANFANNQSSETSQGFGFLRWRRPGAPNVSQSQNINGGIESVVNSRSGYSENRNTASWLSSSLRNRCTPLFNRRRREGRDETARMAAASHSTIGEARVDRLPVLQREVGTRENLSREQPRASQGATAASSGALTAPATGSSTFCTPTSIQESPRGSRSSGIAGMFPNSVIRLTMPYGLGDEYSDDILIAVDFTSPSSNNEAQEKQKTECTSSRDPEKLRKLQESLLLEDSDEEEGDICRICQIGAGATTPPNPLIQPCNCAGSLQYVHQECMKKWLQSKINSGADLTAVTTCELCKEKLQLDFEDFNVHELYRTHADEQAQYEFISSGLYLVLLLHLCEQRFSDMMGGTSETRTRLRFIHLARTLQQHIQDLETTDEDSEDEQDSFDRIA; translated from the exons ATACGACGTGGCGGTTTCCAAGACCATCAGTGCAATTCAGTTCCACATCTAGAAGTGAAAGAATAGAGTCTAATGCTGAAGAAG ATCTTGAAGATAGAGTTTTATCGTCCTATGAACAAGGTGCAAGACCGAGGGACACATTGCTTGGATCTTTGAGGCGCACCACATCAAACTTGAGTCGAGCACTTTCCTTGCCTTCAGAGAGTCGACCTGTATTCACTAGAGATTCTAGCAGAAATTCTTCCGGGTCATCTATCAGCAGTTCCAATACAAACGTTGAAATGATACCACAAAGAAGTATGGAGTGTGGTTTTCTGCATAGTAGACCTGGATCGGGAGCTTTGGATTCCGTAACCTCCGAGAGGAGGAATATATCTGTGTTGCAACCAAGACCGCTAAATGACTTTGCAGCAGAATCTAGCAGCAGGTGCAGACCGAGACAGCTTTTGTCCCGTCTGGCATCCAGTATGTCTTCAACGTTTTCTGGTAGCCGCAGATCCAACCAGGGGCATTCAAGTGTACGATCGCTTGAAACAACACATTCCTTTGGGCATTCAGGTAACACGTCATTAGATGGAAGGCCTGAAAATTTTGTGCAAGCGAATAGCACGGCCAGACCCGCTAATTTTGCAAACAATCAATCCTCTGAAACATCTCAGGGATTTGGATTTTTGAGATGGAGGAGACCAGGAGCACCAAACGTTTCACAGTCTCAAAACATTAATGGAGGTATAGAAAGTGTGGTAAATTCAAGGTCCGGTTATTCCGAAAATAGAAATACTGCTTCATGGTTATCATCATCATTACGAAACAGGTGCACCCCTCTCTTCAACAGGAGGAGAAGAGAAGGAAGAGATGAAACTGCACGAATGGCTGCTGCATCTCACAGTACCATAGGTGAAGCTCGGGTAGATCGCTTGCCAGTCCTCCAAAGAGAAGTTGGAACACGTGAAAACTTGAGCCGGGAACAACCACGTGCTAGCCAGGGTGCAACTGCAGCTTCATCAGGGGCATTGACTGCCCCCGCTACAGGTAGCTCCACTTTTTGCACTCCAACATCTATACAAGAGAGCCCTCGTGGCAGTAGAAGTTCAGGAATTGCAGGGATGTTTCCTAATTCAGTCATACGCCTTACTATGCCATATGGCCTTGGAGATGAATACTCTGATGATATACTTATAGCAGTAGACTTTACAAGTCCATCTAGCAATAATGAAGCtcaagaaaaacagaaaactgAATGTACATCTTCAAGGGATCCAGAAAAACTCAGAAAATTACAAGAaag CCTACTTTTAGAGGATTCTGACGAAGAAGAAGGAGATATCTGTCGGATTTGCCAAATAGGGGCTGGAGCTACAACACCTCCAAATCCATTAATACAACCATGCAATTGCGCTGGTAGCTTGCAATATGTTCATCAGGAATGCATGAAGAAATGGTTGCAATCCAAAATAAATTCAG GTGCTGATTTGACTGCTGTAACCACCTGTGAATTGTGTAAGGAGAAGTTGCAGCTGGATTTTGAAGATTTTAATGTCCATGAATTGTATAGGACGCATGCAGATGAACAG GCACAGTATGAATTCATCAGTTCTGGTCTGTACCTTGTCTTGTTACTTCATCTGTGCGAACAGAGATTTTCTGATATGATGGGTGGCACAAGTGAGACACGGACTAGACTTCGG TTCATCCATCTGGCAAGAACCCTTCAGCAGCACATACAAGATCTTGAAA CTACAGATGAAGATTCTGAAGATGAACAGGATAGCTTTGACAGGATTGCTTAA